CATCGGGGGAATCAGCCGGTCTGGAACGGGAACCGGCATTCTAGCCGCTGCATCCGGCGCTGCCCGCGCCGATCCCCACAACGCGCGACGCCCGGCACGGGCCGGGCGTCGGGTCTGGAGCCTGGGTCTCGCCGTCGTCGGCGGCGAGGTCAGGCTTCGGTTGGAAGCCTCAGACCTTGTAGCCGTCGTGGATGGCGACGATACCGGCGGACAGGTTGGTGTAGCGGGCGCGGGCGAAGCCGGCCTCGGTCATCATCGCCTTGAGCTGGTCCTGCGGCGGATGCTTGCGGATCGATTCGGCCAGGTACTGGTAGCTGTCGGCGTCGCCGGCGAACAGCTTGCCCAGCTTGGGCAGCACCTTGAACGAATGGAAGTCGTACAGCGGCCGGAACCACTCGGGCTTGACCTCGGAGAATTCCAGCACGCGCGCCTGGCCGCCGACCTTGAGCACGCGATGCATCTCGCGCAGCGCCGCGTCCTTGTCGGTCACGTTGCGCAGGCCGAAGGCGATGGTCACCAGGTTGAAGCTGTTGTCCGGGAACGGCAGCGCCTCGGCGTTGAGCTGCACGTACTCCAGCCCCGACACCAGGCCGCGGTTGGTCAGCCGGTCGCGGCCGACGGTGAGCATGCCGGCATTGATGTCGCCCAGCACGATGCTGCCGGTCTTGCCGACGCGCTCCTTGAGCAGCGCGGCGATGTCGCCGGTGCCGCCGGCCAGGTCCAGCACGCGGTCGCCGGGCTTCACCTGCGCGGTGGCGGCGAAGTAGCGCTTCCAGATCCGATGAATGCCCAGGCTCATCAGGTCGTTCATCAGGTCGTACTTGCCGGCCACCGAGGTGAAGACCTCGCCGACCAGCTTCTGCTTGTCGCGGGCGGCGACGTCACGGAAGCCGAAGTGGGTGGTGCCGGAGGTATAGGGGGATTCGCTCATGCCCGCGATTATCGCACCGACCGGCGCGCGATGGCGTCGAGACCCCGCACGCCGCCCCAAACGCAAAAGGCGCACCGAAGTGCGCCCTTGAATCTGCTCCCTCGCCAGCCTTTTGCCCCCTCCCTTTCGCGCAGCGAAGGGGAGGGATGGGGAGGGGTGCTCTTCGCACTACGCTAAACGACCTCGAGCCCCTCCCCCCTTCGCCAGAGAGTCAATCCGCCCTCAGCGCTGCACCCCGGCCACCGGCACCGGCTCGCGCACCTTCGACCCGGTGATGCCGTAGTAGGCGATGTACAGATAGCACACCAGCGGCAGCACGAAGGCGTGGTGCAGACCGATGTGGTCGGCCAGGAAGCCCATCAGCAGCGGCAGCACCGCGCCGCCGACGATGGCCATGATCAGCAGCGAGGAGGCGCGGTTGGTCAGCGGCCCCAGCTTGGCCATGCCCAGCGTGAAGATGGTCGGGAACATGATCGAGTTGAACAGGCCGATGGCCACGACCGCGTAGACCGCCGTCATGCCCGTGCTGGCCAGGGTAACCAGCAGCAGCACCGTGGCCACGCCGGCGAACACCGCCAGCAGCTTGCCCGCGTCGATGCGTACCAGCAGCGCCGAGCCGACGAAGCGGCCGACCATCGCGCCGGTCCAGTAGGCCGACACGTAGTTGGTGGCCGCCTTCTCGGTCATCGCGCCGATGTCGGGCATGGCCAGGAAGTTGACCAGATAGCTGCCGATGGACACCTCGGCACCGACATAGAAGAACAGGCCCAGCACGCCCAGCAGCACGTGGCGATGGCGCAGCGGCTCGAAGATGCCGTAGTGGCGCCCGTCGCCCTGCTCGTTCTCCTCCGACAGCTTGGGCAGGCGGAAGGCGAAGATGAAGACCGCCAGCGCGAACAGCGCGATCGCCAGGCCCAGGTACGGCATCTGCACCGAGCTGGCCTCGGCGGTGCGATAGGCGAGCGCGTCGGCCTGCGACATCGCGGCCACCTGCTCGGGCGTCTTCGGGTCGGCCGCCAGGATCAGCAGGCCGCCGAACAGCGGCGCGATCGCCGTGCCCAGCGAGTTGAACGCCTGCGACAGGTTCAGACGGCTGGACGCGGTCTTCTCCGGCCCCAGCAGCGCCACATAGGGGTTGGCCGCCACCTGCAACACGGTGATGCCGGTGGCCAGCACGAACAGCGCGAACAGGAACAGCGGATAGCTGTGCGCCCCGGCCGCCGGCCAGAACAGCAGTGCGCCGACACCGGCCACCGCCAGCCCACAGACGATGCCGCCCTTGTAGCCCAGCGCGGCCACCACGCGGCCGGCCGGCAGCGACATCAGGAAGTACGCGCCGAAGAAGGTGAACTGCACCAGCGCGGCCTGGGTGAAGTTCAGCGTGAACACCGACTTCAGATGCGGCACCAGGATGTCGTTGAGGCAGGTCAGGAAGCCCCACATGAAGAAGATGATCGTCACCACCGCCATGGCCAGCTTGGGGGTCGATCGCGCCACCGAGGTCGAGGTGGGCGTGGGGCTGGCATGCATCATGGACAATCCTGGATTGGGGTGGTCGGCGACGGCGCAGAGTATTCCATGTCGCCCGTCCAGCTCCTGTTGCGATGCAATATCCTTTGGTCTAACGGCGATGTCCTCGCCCCTGCTGGAGCCTCTGCATGATCGCCACGCCCGACTATTCCGCCCTGCTGCGCACGGCCATCGACGAGGCCCGCGCCGGCCTGGCCGAAGGCGGCATTCCCATCGGTGCGGCGCTCTATCACGGCGACGGCCGCCTGCTCGGCTGCGGCCACAACCGCCGCGTGCAGGAGGGCGATCCGTCCGTGCACGGCGAGACCGACGCCTTCCGCAAGGCCGGCCGCCAGCGCAGCTACCGCGACACGATCATGGTCACCACCCTGGCGCCGTGCTGGTACTGCTCTGGCCTGGTGCGCCAGTTCGGCATCGGCACGGTGGTGGTGGGCGAATCGCGCACCTTCCAGGGCGGCATCGACTGGCTGCGCGAGTCGGGCGTAAAGGTGATCGACCTGGACGATCAGGAATGCGTCGACCTGCTCGGCGGCTTCATCGCCGCCCATCCCGAGGTGTGGAACGAAGACATCGGTGAGGACTGAGGCGACTCATTGCCGTTCCCCCGTCGTCGCCGCGAACGCGGGCCTTACCACGCAACCCGACCTCGTCGCTCCCGCGAACGCGGGAACCCAGGGACTTTGCTCTCCCACCCCCGTGCACGATCGCCCAACGGCCGCGACCGTCA
The window above is part of the Pseudoxanthomonas sp. X-1 genome. Proteins encoded here:
- the ubiE gene encoding bifunctional demethylmenaquinone methyltransferase/2-methoxy-6-polyprenyl-1,4-benzoquinol methylase UbiE, which encodes MSESPYTSGTTHFGFRDVAARDKQKLVGEVFTSVAGKYDLMNDLMSLGIHRIWKRYFAATAQVKPGDRVLDLAGGTGDIAALLKERVGKTGSIVLGDINAGMLTVGRDRLTNRGLVSGLEYVQLNAEALPFPDNSFNLVTIAFGLRNVTDKDAALREMHRVLKVGGQARVLEFSEVKPEWFRPLYDFHSFKVLPKLGKLFAGDADSYQYLAESIRKHPPQDQLKAMMTEAGFARARYTNLSAGIVAIHDGYKV
- the fucP gene encoding L-fucose:H+ symporter permease, whose product is MHASPTPTSTSVARSTPKLAMAVVTIIFFMWGFLTCLNDILVPHLKSVFTLNFTQAALVQFTFFGAYFLMSLPAGRVVAALGYKGGIVCGLAVAGVGALLFWPAAGAHSYPLFLFALFVLATGITVLQVAANPYVALLGPEKTASSRLNLSQAFNSLGTAIAPLFGGLLILAADPKTPEQVAAMSQADALAYRTAEASSVQMPYLGLAIALFALAVFIFAFRLPKLSEENEQGDGRHYGIFEPLRHRHVLLGVLGLFFYVGAEVSIGSYLVNFLAMPDIGAMTEKAATNYVSAYWTGAMVGRFVGSALLVRIDAGKLLAVFAGVATVLLLVTLASTGMTAVYAVVAIGLFNSIMFPTIFTLGMAKLGPLTNRASSLLIMAIVGGAVLPLLMGFLADHIGLHHAFVLPLVCYLYIAYYGITGSKVREPVPVAGVQR
- a CDS encoding nucleoside deaminase, with translation MIATPDYSALLRTAIDEARAGLAEGGIPIGAALYHGDGRLLGCGHNRRVQEGDPSVHGETDAFRKAGRQRSYRDTIMVTTLAPCWYCSGLVRQFGIGTVVVGESRTFQGGIDWLRESGVKVIDLDDQECVDLLGGFIAAHPEVWNEDIGED